DNA sequence from the Dunckerocampus dactyliophorus isolate RoL2022-P2 chromosome 4, RoL_Ddac_1.1, whole genome shotgun sequence genome:
tttgcatgttctccccgtgtgcgcgtgggttttctccgggtactccggcttcctcccacattccaaaaacatgcatgttaggttcattggcgactctaaattgtccataggtgtgagtgtgaatggttgtttgtctatatgtgccctgcgattggctggcgaccagtccagggtgtaccccgcctgtcgcccgaagtcagctgccagcatgcccccgcggccctaatgaggaagaagcggtatagaaaatggatggatggatagaagaaCATCAGCAAACATGGCTTCCTCCCTCACGCTGGCAGTTGGACATCACAAACTCTTAACGTGACATGGGCTGCAGTGTCGTATTTGGCTGTAGAGAGGATGGAGAGTTTATTACAGCCTCATGTAAAGGCCACAATAATGACAACACAGCACCCCGGCGGTTATCCGCCATGTTAAGAGTTCTGTGTTGTCCAACTGCCTGTGAAGTTGTGAAGGCGTCAGGCTGACGCTtgtgtgtggagacagctacgTTTGCCGATACTTTtctagctacgtttgctgattaTTCTTTTGGCGCGGCTGCGGCCcccagtagcctgttttgttcaATAAAGCCAGTGCTGATGATTGACTGACATGAATAGCGAGAATTATTCTGCCGCTTTCTGTCGCGGCAGACACGGAAGATGCCAGCGAAACCGACCTCGCCAAGCACGATGAGGACGACTATGTGGAGATCAAGGAGCAGTGAGTcttattgtttattttgataGGACAAATCCACGTGTCCGATATTCGCTGCTCTTTGTTTTCTTACCAGAATGTACCAGGACAAACTGGCCTCCTTGAAAAGACAACTGCAGCAATTACAAGAAGGTAAGACTCAGCAGTTCATGTGACGGGATGGAAAAGGAGGctcgttttgtgtgtctgtagctttaaacGCTAATGAGCTGCTGTTGTCCACGCCTCCAGGAAGCGCTGTTGTGTACGTTTGACGCattacactgtaactctgctcTCGTCTAACGTAAAAGATGCCATGTATCACATAGAACCATGGAGGACACAAATCTTAGCAACACTAGCCAACTTACTCATTGGACAATcgttttattctcatattttccagagtatgtcacactttttttttccccctagtTTTTTGGTGACACCCGGTACAATAGTAGATTGAGTTGATcttgtgacgcagttaggcaCGCATAGTACCCGACTCTTTTTGCTAcggaatactttctaatacgctTCTGTCTCGGAGACTGTGTCTGTAAGTGATGTGCAACTATGACCACATGATGTGTGGATTTGCATTGAACAATGTGCCGTTTTccattaggacactaattatgtgtAGCTTGGAGATTTTAGTTGCTGCATCAGCCATtggctaactaaatacacatgtaTGATTGTCATTTGTTTGCCAatgcaaaaatgaaatataaaaacgtCTGTTCGATACGTTCCTACACGCCGGGATGCTTTGGATGGCATAGAACAGCTGCCTAACAAATGCAGCTGCTGTTTGCAGGCACACTGCAGGAGTACCAGAAGAGGATGAAGAAGTTGGACCAGCAGTACAAAGAGAGGCTCCGCAATGCAGGTGAGTGACACCGCGACGAATGGATGAATGAGCGCCTCATccacatttcttctttcttcttggcAGATCTGTTTCTTCAGCTTGAGGTGAGCCCATCAAGACCCAGCAGGCCTTTTTAATGTCGCGCTCTCACACTCTCAGCCGTGTGTTTGGTGCAGACGGACCAGGTGGACAGGAACTACGTCAAGGAGAAGAAGGCAGCGGTGAAGGAGTTCGATGACAAGAAGGTGGAACTGAAGGAGAACCTCATCGCCGagctggaggagaagaagaagatgatagAGAATGAGAAACTAACCATGGAGCTAACGGGTGGTAAAATGGAGCAGTCGGAAAGACACCTTGGGGGATactgtgggtgtttttttattttaagaatgtCCATTTTGATTCAGATTCCATGGAGGTGAAACCCATCATGACACGGAAGCTGAGGAGACGACCCAACGACCCGGTGCCTATCCCTGACAAACGAAGAAAGCCGGCACCTGATATCCTTTACATCCGCGTGCTTATGACACGGCCTCATATGGCCCACAGGACTGCCATCTATCTGTGGTgtttgtctaatttgcatatttgctttaaaatgtcatgCTATTAATGCTTTGTACTGCTgttacaacatcggttctgGCGCAATATACTTGTTTATAGATGGGCATCCTTTtccgctttctcatgcactccaaatcattattagagATAAACATTGTTGTGTATAATTTCTCATTGGCAGGTTGTTGGAGCGTTTGCAGTATATATTAGACATGCatgataccaataccgatatggcACCAATAACCGATAACATTTTTTATACATGTACTTTATACGTCACTACCAGGAGA
Encoded proteins:
- the suds3 gene encoding sin3 histone deacetylase corepressor complex component SDS3 isoform X3, which encodes MASTALLSPMVDYYNDEEELDSVDDDDDRSFRGRDSEEDTEDASETDLAKHDEDDYVEIKEQMYQDKLASLKRQLQQLQEGTLQEYQKRMKKLDQQYKERLRNADLFLQLETDQVDRNYVKEKKAAVKEFDDKKVELKENLIAELEEKKKMIENEKLTMELTGDSMEVKPIMTRKLRRRPNDPVPIPDKRRKPAPAQLNYLLTDDQIMEDLRTLNKLKSPKRAVSPSSPEHVPSAPMEYPSQRFEARIEEGRLYYDKR
- the suds3 gene encoding sin3 histone deacetylase corepressor complex component SDS3 isoform X2, coding for MTAIQDTEDASETDLAKHDEDDYVEIKEQMYQDKLASLKRQLQQLQEGTLQEYQKRMKKLDQQYKERLRNADLFLQLETDQVDRNYVKEKKAAVKEFDDKKVELKENLIAELEEKKKMIENEKLTMELTGDSMEVKPIMTRKLRRRPNDPVPIPDKRRKPAPAQLNYLLTDDQIMEDLRTLNKLKSPKRAVSPSSPEHVPSAPMEYPSQRFEARIEEGRLYYDKRWYHKSQAVYLESKDNTKISCVISSVGTNEIWVRKTSDSTKMRIYLGQLQRGAFVIRRRSAA